In Mycteria americana isolate JAX WOST 10 ecotype Jacksonville Zoo and Gardens chromosome Z unlocalized genomic scaffold, USCA_MyAme_1.0 Scaffold_18, whole genome shotgun sequence, the following are encoded in one genomic region:
- the LOC142402875 gene encoding uncharacterized protein LOC142402875, whose protein sequence is MERAKCQHERTAPQLRPLIKTEFQYEGGADTAPEIITKEIPYSATELVKLQDRYSRLPREMETEYVWRVSLTGGDRIKLSEEEAQRYWGPGVFLTVPNTRAPWSLPQRAAYWAGGLDPLERGDPVTIPTPGLDQITESVQKDACLQLMHDRHLIPHQPSPMLLKANPNRMKPLIKGLPDPLKLYAIQIQDHLRAALPIQERLTEMLTPGRNQTQSTPAEFPLTWGGVAQGLISYSRNVGISRGEQRGKATVRRTKLDNRPLNGLPPGRNLGSGMTRSQLWREGLHKEIPRELMNGLSLSNLQLLVQGWKDLDRPRPNRTLPLPPLRNIRVLKPSRETCSAVPIK, encoded by the coding sequence atggaacgggcaaagtgccaacatgagagaactgctccccaacttcgcccacttattaaaacggaatttcaatatgaagggggtgccgatactgcgccggaaatcataacaaaagaaataccctatagtgcaactgaattggtgaaattacaagatagatatagtaggctccctagagaaatggagacagaatatgtgtggagggtctccctcacggggggggacagaattaaactttctgaggaggaggcgcagcgatactggggtccaggcgtgtttctaactgTCCCCAACACTCGAGCTCCCTGGTCCCTCCCTCAAAGGGcggcatactgggctggagggctagaccccttggaacggggagatccggtaaccatccccactccgggactggatcaaattaccgagagcgtgcagaaagacgcctgcctccagctcatgcatgaccggcacttaataccccatcagccctccccgatgttgctaaaagccaaCCCCaatcgaatgaaacccctgataaagggcctccctgaccccctaaagctatatgccatacaaatccaggaccacctaagggcagcgctcccaattcaggagcgtttaacagaaatgctaacgccagggagaaaccaaacgcAGTCCACTCCGGcagaattccccctcacctggggaggggttgcgcagggGCTGATCAGTTATAGTCGCAATGTGGGGATCTccagaggggaacaaaggggtaaagctacGGTTAGGAGAACCAAATTAGACAATCGGCCTTTAAACGGCCTACCCCCCGGAAGAAACCTAGGGTCAGGGATGACAAGGAGCCAACTCTGGAGGGAGGGCTTACATAAGGAAATACCTAGAGAACTTATGAATGGGTTATCTCTGTCTAACTTGCAGTTATTAGTACAAGGGTGGAAAGACCTGGATAGACCCCGGCCGAACCgaactctccctctgccccccctgcGGAACATCAGGGTACTGAAGCCAAGTCGGGAAACCTGTTCCGCCGTCCCTATTAAGTGA